CGAAGATCTTGCCGTTCGTAGATTTTCTTGTATATCCATAGACGAGAAAGGATTACGTTGCGCAGATGAACGCTTATCGGATACCGAGCCCGATTCTCGCTGCTGCATAATTTCTTCCGTAGCACCATCCATTAACCGCCGAATGCGCTCTTCTCTTCTCTGCTTGATTCTGAGTTTCGTATTCATGGAATGTCCTCCCGCCGAGGCTTGTTTACTACATCTTATGAGGGGCTCGTTCATAATATGAACAAGCTTCGGCTGGAAGCAAAAATAACCCCACACCGTGGAGTCCTCCTGTGAAGTACATATCCTGTTCTATACAAGTCGCCTTTAATCAAAGGCTCCATAATAATCAAAAAGCCGGGCTTGAGGGCCACGGCTGTCATACATAAATGTGATAAGGAAGAGCCAGTTAACCCATTCCAAAAAACTTCTTAAAACGTGTGAAAGCACCCTTTTTTTGCTCCAATTGCATCAGAGGAACGGTATCTCCCAGAATACGACGGGCAATATTTCGATAGGCAATGGCCGCAAGTGAATCCGGATTCATTACTGTGGGCTCTCCCGAGTTGGCTGCCTTGATGACAAGTTCATCATCAGGAACGATCCCGATCAGATCAATATTAAGTACTTGTAAAATGCCGTCAATGTCGAGCATGTCGCCTGATTTAACCATATTGTTACGGATACGGTTCACAACCAATTTTGGCGATTTAATGTGCGAACTCTCCAGCAAACCAATGACACGGTCCGCATCACGCACAGCCGCATTTTCTGGTGTAGTGACCACAATGGCCTGGTCAGCTCCTGCAACCGCATTTTTGAACCCCTGCTCAATTCCGGCTGGACAATCAATAATGACGTATTCAAAATCTTTTTTTAGTTCGAGAATAATATCCTTCACTTGTTCTGGTGACACAGAGTTCTTATCTCTCGTTTGTGCTGCAGGCAGCATATATAATTCTTCAAAACGTTTATCTTTGACCAAAGCCTGATTCAGTCGGCAGCGGCCGTCTGCAACGTCGCACAGATCATAAATGATCCGGTTTTCGAGTCCCATCACGACATCCAGATTGCGAAGGCCGATATCGGTATCTACCAGACAAACCTTTTTGCCGAGCAGCGCCAGCGCTGTCCCGATGTTTGCCGAGGTGGTTGTTTTACCCACGCCGCCTTTACCCGAAGTGATCACGATCGCCTCTCCCATGAGCTACACTCCTTTAAACACATTAAAATCTCGGCGCAACCGAACGATATTGCTCATCTTGTCGATCTGCATCTGATTGTCCTGTAAATAAGCAAATTCCATTCCGGTCTCTCGGCTCTCCCACTCATCGGGAGGACGGCTGATGATGTCAGCGATCCGCAGCTGCGTTGGTGCAAACACCGAAGCAGCAATGATCGAGTCTTCGTCCCCACCAATTCCAGCGTGAGCCATGCCTCTGAGTGAACCCAAAACATATATATCTCCGGTACACGTTACTGTGCCCCCCGGATTGATATCACCAAGAAACAGTAGATTCCCTTCATGATGAAGCACCTGACCCGAACGTACCATACCACACATGGTTACAATCGGCGGCGGCCCTTTAACCTCTGGTTTAAGGGCCGGTGAGTCAATGGAACGAATGAGCAAATTCCCTTTTTGTTTCAATATATCAAGAACTGCTTCTTTCTGGTCCTCCGTCACTTCGCGGCTGCCCAGTTTGATATCCACATGAACAATCGGTCCGGTTAAAATATTTTGATGGCTGTGTTCCAGCTTATAGCGGAGCTCGTAGAGCAATTCCTCGAATTCACATTGATCGTCCAACAGGAAAACCAGGCCGTCTCGGATGCCTTTAATCGTTACGTGATTCGATTTTACCGTCATAAGCCTGTCCCTCCCATCTCATTACATTTCGTGCCCGGGTCCCCAAGTTCCTGCTTCTCACTCCATAAAATGTATCAAGAAGCTTCTTGTGCTTTGCTCTTTCTCTTACCAATCCGCTCCAGTTGTTTCCGAAGAGGAACATAAATGATCAGCGCGAACACAAAATGAATGAACAAATTGGGAATCATGTATTCAAGCAATGCCCAGTCAAATGTCACATGATTGAGTTGGAAGAGCTTGTACAGAAAGAATAACATGGTGTCATTCAGCAGACTTCCCAAAAGGACGACGGAAACCATAACCGGCAGTGGTGCACGCGGCGCTTGAAAAATAAGTCCCATCATATATGCCGATAATCCCATCGAGAATCCGTATGGTCCAATCATTTCGCCGTAGAATACGACATCGTGCAAGAGTCCAAATAATATGCCAAGCACCAACGCCGTGTGCCGATGATGATATACAGCAATAAACAAAATCACGATGTAGACCAGGTTGGCAGAAATACGCATTTGCCAGGCCGAAGGAATGAGCAGCGGAAGGATCGTTCCCTCAACAATGAACAAAACGAACAGTAACAGGAATAAGACTTGCTTGCGCGTTACCATTATTCTTTTACCTCAGGTGGAATAATCACAATCAGCTCTTTCCAGTCCAAAAAGCTTGCATAGGGCTTAATTCTAGCAGTTTGTGTTAAACCATATTCGCTTTTTTCAACCTTCTCCACTTCTCCGATACGCATGTACTTCGGAAAATTGTTGATAATCCCGGAGGAGATGATTTCATCCCCTTCTTTGATATCTGAATCCTCTGAAATCTTGGTCATTTTTAGCATGCCGGATTTTGGATCATAACTCTCGATCATACCAAACACTTTTTCTTTACCAACCGCTGTAGCTGCAATGGCGTTGGATGTTGGATCATTGGCGTCCATGGATGTTAACAGATTAACCGTTGACGTATATGAACTGACATGACTGACAACCCCAACCAGCCCCTCTTGCGAAGTAACAGCCATTCCAGCCTTGATTCCCGCATTTTCACCAATATCGATATTAATCGTTCTGCTGTTCGGGTCAGAGTTAGCACTGATGACTTGAGCAATTCGTGAACCGTAGTTATACCGATTTTTTTGTTCCTCTGTAAAATTGAGAGCTTTCTGGAGCTGTTCATTCACCTGCTCCATATCATTGTATTTCAGCCGATCTCGGGTATAGTGACCCATTGCAATGCGAAGCTCTTCATTTTCTTGATATACCGTACGCATGTTCGCCAAATCTTTGAAAAAGCCCGCTACAGAAGAAGCGGGCTTGTAAAATACGTATTGTACAAATCCGACTGAATCCTTCAGGAATTTCTCCGGCCAGGATAGAGCGGTTCGCGGACCGAGCGTAAAGCCCATTAACGCGATAAATGTAACAAGGCCCACCAGCAAAACAAAAAGTCTTTTGTTACCCAGCAGTTTAAACAGTTCGACCACCCTCTAACATCCATTATTCTCTTCCGAGCCATGCCCGGCGGGGAGACTGTCAGACTTATAGTCCCATCGAGAATATCAGTCGATTCTCCCCGGGTATGCGGGTAATAGCTCTCCCGGGGTTAACCGGGTCCTCTTCGTTGATATCATGGCCTTTGGTCGATAAACGAGCCAAGCATAGCATATATCAATTAACGTTTGGAACGAACTGCCGAACTGCTTCTGCTCTTGAACAAATGAATATTCTCAAGCGCTTTACCTGTTCCGATTGCAACGCAATCGAGCGGGTTCTCCGCTACGATAACAGGCATTCCTGTCTCACCAGCAAGCAGCTTGTCCAGATTGCGAAGCAATGCGCCGCCACCTGTGAGAACAATACCACGGTCCATAATATCTGCTGCCAACTCAGGAGGACATTTCTCCAATGTTACTTTTACAGCTTCAACAATGGCATTCACCGTATCCGCCAGAGCTTCGCTGATTTCATCCGAAGTAATCGTAATCGTCTTCGGCAGGCCTGTAACGAGGTCGCGTCCACGAATTTCCATTGTTTCCACTTGCTCAAGCGGCATAGCTGATCCGATATCCATTTTCAACTGCTCCGATGTACGTTCACCGATCATCAGATTATACTGGCGTTTAATGTATTGAATCACGGATTCGTCCATCTCGTCACCCGCTACACGAACCGAACGACTTGTTACAATACCGCCAAGAGAGATGACAGCCACTTCCGTTGTACCGCCACCAATATCGACAACCATACTACCCGTTGGTTCCCATACAGGCAGATCTGCACCAATGGCAGCTGCAAAAGGCTCTTCAATTGTATAGGCTTCACGTGCTCCAGCCTGTTTGGTTGCATCTTCAACCGCGCGTTGTTCTACTGCAGTAATCCCGGATGGTACACATACCATCACGTTCGGATGACGTTGGAACATGGAGCGTTGTTTCTGCGCCTCACGGATGAAATATTTGATCATCGTTGCCGTTGTATCGAAATCGGCAATAACGCCATCTTTCATTGGACGAATGGCACGAATGTTACCTGGTGTACGTCCAATCATTTTTTTGGCGGCTTCACCTACTGCCTCGATAGTTTTTGTATCTGTCCGTATAGCGACAACCGAAGGTTCGCGCACCACAATTCCTTTTCCACGTACATAAACCAGCGTATTCGCTGTCCCCAAATCAATACCCAAATCTTTCGTAAAACCACCAAACATGACGTAATCTCCTTTTCTGCCTCATATAGCCGCCCCAGTGAATCAAGAGCATTTCATTTTCATTACCACCATAATGGTGGAGCTAATATTCGCATTTGTTTTGTGTTGCATTGTTTTGCATTTGTAAAGTGAACCTATCTTCTACGGACAACGCCGTCAACATTCATAGGAAAACATCAACGCCAACCATTATATTATACTAAGCCCTTCTCCTTCAAACTTACGTACGTTCCATCTCCGATAATAATGTGATCCAGCACGTCTATGCCTACAATTTCGCCGGCTTCGATCAGTCTTTTGGTTATTTGGATGTCCTCTGGACTAGGCGTAGGATCACCACTGGGATGGTTGTGTGCGCACACAATAGAGGCGCTGCTGCATTTGATGGCAGCCCGGAACACTTCACGCGGATGAACAATCGAAGCGTTAAGGCTACCCATGGAGAGTGTTTCCTGGGCAATAATGTGGTTTTTGCTATTCAGGAAAAGACACACAAAGTGTTCTTTCTGCAAGTAACGCAATTGTTCGGTAAGGATATCGGCCGCATCACGTGGGGTACGAATTGAAGTTGACTGTGTAAGTCTGCTCTTCGCAATTCGATGACCAAGCTCAATGCTAGCTTTCAGCTGTACAGCCTTGGCCATGCCGATACCCTTCATCGCAGTCAGTTCTTCCAGGCTCAAATCCATCAACGAGCGAATTCCACCCGCTTCAGTCAGAATCCGCTGTGCCATATGCACTGCGGATTCCTGTCTTGTACCTGTTCGAAGTAAGATCGCCAGCAATTCAGCATGGCTTAAGGCGCCCGCCCCATATTCCATCATGCGTTCTCTCGGGCGTTCTTCCTGGGGGATGTCGCGCATCATATATTGAGGCGACTCCATATGTTCCCTCTTTTCAGATCGTCAATTGCGGAATTTCATGTACGTGGCAATACATGTACGCCGAATCCATCCAGCATGTCGCTTAGCAAGGACAACGGTAGGCCCACCACATTGAAATAACATCCTTCAACACGTTCTATCAATGAAGCACCAATGCCCTGAATGGCATATGATCCCGCCTTGTCCGAAGGCTCTCCAGTCTGAACATACGCACGAATCGTAGCTTCAGACAGTTCCTTCATCGTTACATTAGTCTGTCGATATTGAACCATGGATTGTCCATTACTTGCATCGATACAAGCTACTCCCGTGAAAACACGGTGTACACGCCCCTGTAGACGAGATAACATTCGTTCAGCGTCCGCTTCGTCTACGGGTTTACCAAGAATATCACCATCCAGAACGACAACAGTGTCACTACCAACAATAACAGCATCCTGTTCGCGACCTTCCAGCCCGCGATAAACGGCTAGCCCCTTACGCATCGCAAGCTCCTGTACCGTCTGTTCAGGAGTCCATTCCGGCGGTGTATCTTCATCGGCGTGACTTGGTATTACTTCAAAAGCTAGATGGAGTGATGCGATCAGTTCTTTACGCCGCGGCGAAGTGGAAGCCAGAATAATACGACGCTGTTGTGTTTTATCCAAAATAACCGGCCCCTTAAGCTACGGCGACATCCTGTCGGATCACGCTAGTAGATATCATTTTTTTTAGTTTCTTCGTCAAAATTCGTCATTCTCCTATAACCTGCGATACAGCCATACAGCAGCAATAATACCGATCAGACTCAGGAGGCTCATTTGAAATTGAAGTGAAATATCATAACTGATAATATCCAGATCAGCCTGCGGCGACCAACGAATGGTCGTGGCTTTCGTTAGAAAGGCAACGGCCTTTACAGGCTGCAGTGCCTTGGCGATCCACGCACCGGCTAGCCAGCCGAGCAGCAGAAACAGCAATAACATGCCGAAGTTTTTTTTCATCGGTGATCTTCCCTCGCCATTTTTTGACACCCACATTATTATACGGGGTTTTGTACGTCAATACAAACACAAATCCGGCAAGGGGAACTATTTCCAGTTCCTTGCCGGATAGGTATTTCAAGGCTGTGTTATGGGAAAGCGGTGATTACTGTTTTATCGCTTCAAGCCATTTTTTTTGTTGTAATACATATTCCATCAGATCGGACTGTACAGACCACATATGCACATTAGCCGGATTTTTGTTGTATTCGGCAATTGCTGTTACCGCACTGGCCATCGATTTTTCCATCGCCGATACATAGGGTTGCACGTCTGCACTCAGGCCTGGTGCAATACTATTCAAACCGGTCAGCCAGAGCTGATGCTGGTTCTGTAATGAGGTCATCGTTTCGGTTGAGACGGCTTCTGGAACAGACTGACCAAGTTGCTGGATCGAGAGGGTAGACAGTTGTTCAACCAAAGCAGATCCACTTGCGAAGAATTGCTGCACATCCTCTGCTTTTCCGCCAAATACTGCCGGGTTCACTTCTGGGTTGACGATTTCCTTGACGTACAGCTCCACACCTTCGGCCTTAAGCCTTGAGCTGAGCAGCTTGGCCTCCTCACGGTCAGCCGAAATGCCAGCATACACCCGATTACCATCCTCCGGGTCGGAGCCTGCGGCAATGCCTGCCTGGGACAGTTCCACCTTCGCCTGTTCAGCGCGTTCAGGAGAACTGAACACACCATATTGCAGGGCATAATAGCTGCCACCTGTAGTCGTTGCCTGGAGCTGCTGTTCCGAACCTGCCACTCCCTGCTGACCTGTTACGGCCGATACCGCCTGATTGGCAGGGATCTTGCTCCCAGGATCTACGGCACCTTCACGATTAAAAAAAGAAAGAATTACCATGCCGAAGAGGGCACCGGTTACAAGTGCACCCGTTACTGAACCAATCATTTTCCAGCCCCTTGGGGGACGATTTCGCTTATAAGAGTAGTTTTCACTATCTGCAAGCCAATCATGACCTCCATAATTCTCGTCCGATCTGTTCTCGTCCTCATCTCCCGGATACGCAGTAAGATGATTATAATTATATCCAGGCTCATCGATTTTCGAATCCTTGTCCGTTCTTTGGTAAGGTTCAGGTACAGTGGAGCCTGTCAGTATCGTCTCTCCCCAGTCACCGGGAATATCCTCTGGTGTCCATGAAGGCGTTGAATTCAACCGCATTGGTGTTGGCGTTGGACTGTGCGGAATTTCTTCACTCAAAGCTGCAAATGTGCTGGATGTGGGTATCCCCTTGTTTTCAGGCTTGTCCGACTCGTTATCCCCAAAGCGAAACGTCATTCTAGCATTGCTCACCCCGTACCCTCTCCTTTGTCCCATTTATAACAGCTATATGCGGAGAGAATTAGAAACATTCCATTTCATGCAAAAAAACCGCCTGCTTCGAAATGAAGTCAGACGGTTTTATGATTGTAATTATTTCAACCCTTTGGCAAGTGTATCGCCAACTTTCCAGATATCACCTGCACCCATCGTGAGCACAAGATCGCCTGGCTGAAGACGGTTCTGCAGATCTGCAACAACTTCTTCCTTTGTCGGAAGATAACGCGCAGAAGCATTACTGTTTTGAACAATGAGTTCAACCAGCCTAGCCGAGTGAACACCTTCAATCTGTTTTTCGCCCGCAGGGGAATAGATATCGGTAATGAGAACCTCATCTGCTTCTGCAAAGGCACGACTGAACGCATCAAGCAGGAAGAACGTACGTGTGTAACGCTGTGGCTGGAATACCGCAATGATACGTTTCCCTGTTGCTTTGGCCGCACTGATTGTAGCCTCAATCTCGGTCGGGTGATGAGCATAATCATCAATAATCAGCATATCACGCGCCTCACCCAGCACCTGGAATCTGCGTTTCGCTCCATGGAACTGGATAATGGCGGCTGTAATTTTCTCAAATGGAATACCTGCTTCCAGACAGGTAATAACCGTAGCCATCGCATTATAAACGTTATGTTTACCTGGAACTGACAACTCCACCTTACCCAACACATTGCCCTGATGGCTCATCGTAAAGGAAATTCGGCGGTCGCCAAGCACGATATCTGTTGCTGTATAATCAGCAGCATAATCAATGCCGTATGTGGTCACCCGTGATTTCAGCTCCGGTAAAATGGCTTGAACATTCTCGTCGTCAGCACATACAATGGCCGTGCCTTCTGGACGAATCTGACTCAGGAACTGCACATAAGCCTTTTTGAGTTCTTCAAAATCACTGTTGTAGTTCTCAAGGTGATCCGCTTCAATATTAGTCACAATACCGAGCCAAGGATGATACTGCAAAAATGAACCGTCGCTCTCGTCCGCCTCTGCAACAACCCAGTCGCCTTGGCCTGCCTTGGCGTTGGTCCCCACGTTCATGATTTCCCCGCCAATGATGTATGTCGGGTCTGTATCACATTTATCCATAACGAGTGCAATCATGGATGACGTAGTTGTTTTGCCATGAGCCCCGGCTACAGCCACACCTTTGCGCTCGTTCAGCAAACGCGCGAGCATCTGGGCGCGATGCAGAATCGGGATGTTCAGCTTTTCAGCTGCTACCCGTTCCACATTATCAGCTGGAGCTGCCGTGGAGTAGACAACCAGGTCTGCCCCGTTTACATGCTCTGCCGTATGTCCGATATATATTTTCGCTCCCTTGGCTGCCAGCTTCTCGGTCAACTCCTGTGAAGCGACATCCGATCCGGTAACGGTGTATCCCATCTCAAGCATAACTCTCGCGATGGCACTCATGCCATATCCGCCAATCCCTATAAAATGAACGTGTTCCGATGTATTTAACAAAACTTTCACCAACCTTTTTCAGAATCGGTTTGATGCAAAAGGGCTGCCCGCACATCTGCAATCAGGTACAATGTGCCGGACACCACCCCCAGATCTTCCGCTTCCGTCCGTGACTTCAATAGATCAAGTGCCTTTGCCCAT
This window of the Paenibacillus marchantiae genome carries:
- the mreC gene encoding rod shape-determining protein MreC, giving the protein MVELFKLLGNKRLFVLLVGLVTFIALMGFTLGPRTALSWPEKFLKDSVGFVQYVFYKPASSVAGFFKDLANMRTVYQENEELRIAMGHYTRDRLKYNDMEQVNEQLQKALNFTEEQKNRYNYGSRIAQVISANSDPNSRTINIDIGENAGIKAGMAVTSQEGLVGVVSHVSSYTSTVNLLTSMDANDPTSNAIAATAVGKEKVFGMIESYDPKSGMLKMTKISEDSDIKEGDEIISSGIINNFPKYMRIGEVEKVEKSEYGLTQTARIKPYASFLDWKELIVIIPPEVKE
- a CDS encoding rod shape-determining protein; this encodes MFGGFTKDLGIDLGTANTLVYVRGKGIVVREPSVVAIRTDTKTIEAVGEAAKKMIGRTPGNIRAIRPMKDGVIADFDTTATMIKYFIREAQKQRSMFQRHPNVMVCVPSGITAVEQRAVEDATKQAGAREAYTIEEPFAAAIGADLPVWEPTGSMVVDIGGGTTEVAVISLGGIVTSRSVRVAGDEMDESVIQYIKRQYNLMIGERTSEQLKMDIGSAMPLEQVETMEIRGRDLVTGLPKTITITSDEISEALADTVNAIVEAVKVTLEKCPPELAADIMDRGIVLTGGGALLRNLDKLLAGETGMPVIVAENPLDCVAIGTGKALENIHLFKSRSSSAVRSKR
- a CDS encoding rod shape-determining protein MreD encodes the protein MVTRKQVLFLLLFVLFIVEGTILPLLIPSAWQMRISANLVYIVILFIAVYHHRHTALVLGILFGLLHDVVFYGEMIGPYGFSMGLSAYMMGLIFQAPRAPLPVMVSVVLLGSLLNDTMLFFLYKLFQLNHVTFDWALLEYMIPNLFIHFVFALIIYVPLRKQLERIGKRKSKAQEAS
- the murC gene encoding UDP-N-acetylmuramate--L-alanine ligase, which encodes MSAIARVMLEMGYTVTGSDVASQELTEKLAAKGAKIYIGHTAEHVNGADLVVYSTAAPADNVERVAAEKLNIPILHRAQMLARLLNERKGVAVAGAHGKTTTSSMIALVMDKCDTDPTYIIGGEIMNVGTNAKAGQGDWVVAEADESDGSFLQYHPWLGIVTNIEADHLENYNSDFEELKKAYVQFLSQIRPEGTAIVCADDENVQAILPELKSRVTTYGIDYAADYTATDIVLGDRRISFTMSHQGNVLGKVELSVPGKHNVYNAMATVITCLEAGIPFEKITAAIIQFHGAKRRFQVLGEARDMLIIDDYAHHPTEIEATISAAKATGKRIIAVFQPQRYTRTFFLLDAFSRAFAEADEVLITDIYSPAGEKQIEGVHSARLVELIVQNSNASARYLPTKEEVVADLQNRLQPGDLVLTMGAGDIWKVGDTLAKGLK
- a CDS encoding DUF4321 domain-containing protein; the encoded protein is MKKNFGMLLLFLLLGWLAGAWIAKALQPVKAVAFLTKATTIRWSPQADLDIISYDISLQFQMSLLSLIGIIAAVWLYRRL
- the minC gene encoding septum site-determining protein MinC, which produces MTVKSNHVTIKGIRDGLVFLLDDQCEFEELLYELRYKLEHSHQNILTGPIVHVDIKLGSREVTEDQKEAVLDILKQKGNLLIRSIDSPALKPEVKGPPPIVTMCGMVRSGQVLHHEGNLLFLGDINPGGTVTCTGDIYVLGSLRGMAHAGIGGDEDSIIAASVFAPTQLRIADIISRPPDEWESRETGMEFAYLQDNQMQIDKMSNIVRLRRDFNVFKGV
- a CDS encoding Maf family protein, with protein sequence MDKTQQRRIILASTSPRRKELIASLHLAFEVIPSHADEDTPPEWTPEQTVQELAMRKGLAVYRGLEGREQDAVIVGSDTVVVLDGDILGKPVDEADAERMLSRLQGRVHRVFTGVACIDASNGQSMVQYRQTNVTMKELSEATIRAYVQTGEPSDKAGSYAIQGIGASLIERVEGCYFNVVGLPLSLLSDMLDGFGVHVLPRT
- the radC gene encoding RadC family protein, producing MESPQYMMRDIPQEERPRERMMEYGAGALSHAELLAILLRTGTRQESAVHMAQRILTEAGGIRSLMDLSLEELTAMKGIGMAKAVQLKASIELGHRIAKSRLTQSTSIRTPRDAADILTEQLRYLQKEHFVCLFLNSKNHIIAQETLSMGSLNASIVHPREVFRAAIKCSSASIVCAHNHPSGDPTPSPEDIQITKRLIEAGEIVGIDVLDHIIIGDGTYVSLKEKGLV
- a CDS encoding SPOR domain-containing protein, whose amino-acid sequence is MTFRFGDNESDKPENKGIPTSSTFAALSEEIPHSPTPTPMRLNSTPSWTPEDIPGDWGETILTGSTVPEPYQRTDKDSKIDEPGYNYNHLTAYPGDEDENRSDENYGGHDWLADSENYSYKRNRPPRGWKMIGSVTGALVTGALFGMVILSFFNREGAVDPGSKIPANQAVSAVTGQQGVAGSEQQLQATTTGGSYYALQYGVFSSPERAEQAKVELSQAGIAAGSDPEDGNRVYAGISADREEAKLLSSRLKAEGVELYVKEIVNPEVNPAVFGGKAEDVQQFFASGSALVEQLSTLSIQQLGQSVPEAVSTETMTSLQNQHQLWLTGLNSIAPGLSADVQPYVSAMEKSMASAVTAIAEYNKNPANVHMWSVQSDLMEYVLQQKKWLEAIKQ
- the minD gene encoding septum site-determining protein MinD; this translates as MGEAIVITSGKGGVGKTTTSANIGTALALLGKKVCLVDTDIGLRNLDVVMGLENRIIYDLCDVADGRCRLNQALVKDKRFEELYMLPAAQTRDKNSVSPEQVKDIILELKKDFEYVIIDCPAGIEQGFKNAVAGADQAIVVTTPENAAVRDADRVIGLLESSHIKSPKLVVNRIRNNMVKSGDMLDIDGILQVLNIDLIGIVPDDELVIKAANSGEPTVMNPDSLAAIAYRNIARRILGDTVPLMQLEQKKGAFTRFKKFFGMG